The Micromonospora sp. WMMD961 genome has a segment encoding these proteins:
- a CDS encoding lysophospholipid acyltransferase family protein, with amino-acid sequence MLYWLLKYVLLGPLLKLIFRPQVEGLQHVPATGPVILASNHLSFFDSIFIPLIVSRRVTFVAKAEYFTGKGIKGRLMKMFFVGTGTIPVDRSGGQAARAALDTQLRVLRAQGVAGIYPEGTRSPDGRLYRGKTGVARLALESGAVVVPVAMLNADELQPPGRLLPRVGQVRVRFGAPLDFSRYAGLAGDRFVERAVTDEVMYELMELSGREYVDIYAQKLKTPVAA; translated from the coding sequence GTGCTCTACTGGCTGTTGAAGTACGTGCTCCTCGGTCCGCTGCTCAAGCTGATCTTCCGCCCGCAGGTGGAGGGGCTGCAGCACGTGCCGGCGACCGGCCCGGTGATCCTGGCCAGCAACCACCTCTCCTTCTTCGACTCGATCTTCATCCCGTTGATCGTTTCGCGGAGGGTCACCTTCGTGGCCAAGGCGGAGTACTTCACCGGCAAGGGGATCAAGGGCCGGTTGATGAAGATGTTCTTCGTCGGCACCGGCACGATCCCGGTGGACCGCTCCGGCGGTCAGGCCGCCCGCGCGGCGCTGGACACCCAGTTGCGGGTGCTGCGCGCTCAGGGAGTGGCCGGCATCTACCCCGAGGGCACCCGATCCCCGGACGGGCGGCTCTACCGGGGCAAGACCGGAGTGGCCCGGCTGGCCCTGGAGAGCGGCGCGGTGGTGGTGCCGGTGGCGATGCTCAACGCCGACGAACTCCAGCCGCCCGGCCGGCTCCTCCCGCGGGTCGGCCAGGTGCGGGTCCGCTTCGGCGCGCCCCTGGACTTCTCCCGCTACGCCGGCCTGGCCGGCGACCGGTTCGTCGAGCGCGCGGTCACCGACGAGGTCATGTACGAGTTGATGGAACTCTCCGGCCGGGAGTACGTCGACATCTACGCCCAGAAACTCAAGACGCCGGTCGCCGCCTGA
- a CDS encoding LamG-like jellyroll fold domain-containing protein — protein sequence MDEQLGTGMFVALTGGAFARWARRVAVLMAVVLVATMSNVPARVGQPAVAAPKPAAQPAPKPACPADRPDEVSAGVAAKLCVGRVEVAKRRSETTQVFANPDGTLTEEQALAPVRVRLGDNTWVPVDLTLQRRVDGTIAPKAHSRGLTFAGAASGGGEHEVASLGTGAERAGLAWQGALPEPVLNGRTITYPDVRPGVDLVFHAHATGYEQHVVVKDRAGLAHVRTLKLPLNTGKLTAAGDGMGGLVFKNSRGGQVGRAQTPLMWDAKVSPLSGERVNHAPVALRTTAAGGRTVMELTPDKSFLARTDLTFPVTIDPPTSLSPSFDAFVQNTYSSDQSGAGDLKLGYSNDGGTFYARSYLRFNTSGFAGSRVVSAKLRLWNYHSWSCTAASWEAWRTDTVDSSVRWTNQPTARAKVGTSTETRGYNSSCGDGYVYVEVGGALQHSADNNLSSASVMLRATSESSTAGWKRFDSAEGTHPPLVTITYNSAPSAPTALAVAPCYTACGSGARTSSLRPTLSAKLADANAGQTVQAEFVVRNKATQAVVSSSGLRSGSPAWTNGSTASWQVPVDLVNGTQYEWQVRAKDPWNYGGWTAWTPLTVDTEKPGVPFVSATIYLNDGQPHGGAAQPDTFTFTPAGGSTDLAAFVYKFDYDSAATTVAATGAKSVTLTPRDGHRTLTVQAKDSAGNLSNPNQYVFDAGNAALAEPLPGATIVKRTKLRITTPVSGYTRTYFEYRRGPGGATLPVPSANLTSATGAPITATAASPVALSTLGGYAIWNATDTLGLIGGVVEVRAHLYTASGTTPAYTIPWVRVSVDSSGDGAADDEVGPGSVNLLTGDYSLSSTDAEELGLSVTRAASSRNPADGYQPMAQRLTPNQQQVSTDLTGFTVPSTSSALRSTARGQGETTPADSLEITPVTTTSNDTYVAVGGDGGGMRLSMSPGKTYRMTGWIYVPAATGLVPAYTARGLRIVGFHKVGSTYTEVTSAMAGYTDGWQEISVDMTVPAGATEAFFRLYNGMQGGSGRKVYWDNLSVTEVVAPFGPSWTGGATGGAADVDYTTVTLPEPSLARVNTIGGGWITFAKNSDGTTFAPEPGAEGLVLSKVGSTSYRLSELDGTVTEFTQQGGAWAATSSWTPESDTTSRYVYDTAGSRLLLKKVINPTEPGVGDCTTATPARGCEVLEYEYANATTSGLSQTVFGDYTDRVSGVKLWAWDPDTSAMTATQITRYAYDNLGQLREVWDPRVTPALKTVYEYAGGRVTKVTPAGELPWNVDYGNPDVDSAALRWDLDAGSGTSVADSSGGGRTGTMASGVFWTQGNDPENPDDRAVMLTGGTGQQISVAGTALSNTASYTVSAWVRLTDKSVNRTAVSKDGSRTSGFFLNYVAADDRWAFSRVSADSDSATPFRATSNTAPVLGKWTHLTGVYDTASGQMKLYIDGVRQTTTAAVGGWNATGGYVVGRAKWAGAASNIWHGGIDDVRVYGKALTDAQVADLAGDENAGKLLKVRRAALQQGSKTATDGETATTVVYNVPLTQAAGGPYNLDSAAISTWGQVDLPTDATAMFGPEDNPGRSSATPAAPGTNGFQYATVHYLSAGGKEVNTASPGGYIETKEYDRFGNVIRTLEATDRALALGTLPAAATYLAELGLAGSDTATRALALSTISTYGSDGVDLLETLSPTMSVVLENPVPDPDGAGPLEAVPAGTTVIGRARTLNTYDEGKPDGAAYHLITKERTGVQVVGYPDSDVRTTTFSYDGHSGGVSGWAIGKFTTMVADAGGANLTARGAYDATGKALKSWGIDSSGSDARAREHIYYTVGANAQDAACGNRPEWAGQACVSRAIGAVVGHDPSRMTTELPVRRVTRYNRFGSAEEVVETAGGKTRTTVTTHDAADREVTTSITGDEGVATPAVTTTYDAVTGEPAVTTSGTDTIRREQDLLGRLVRYTDADGGVTDTEYDRFDKRVKVSDPTGSVTFTYDRAVEPRGLVTSVADSVAGTFNARYSPDEQPVHVSYPGGLTRTDRLNANQEPVERVYTRDSDGAVVYSESVVENVAGQRVEHTFTGGSKHYSYDRLGRLTRTQHDSAIMAGCVTRTYGHDNRTNRNRLSTFTPAPDGACEESTLDTEELHTYDTADRLTDAGYTYDAFGRTTGMPGGLTNEYHVNDLVERQTVGDARRTWTLDPAHRFRGYTTETLVDGSWASSSSKLNHYGDDSDKPSWIVEDTAQGQITRNVSGPDGDLVATTSGGQVQLHLANLHGDVAVTVDPGLTELEVFDYDEFGVSVEGQATTRYGWLGGKQRSGDALGGLLLMGVRLYSPSLGRFLQVDPVDGGNATAYDYCSGDPVNCVDLDGKFWGRAKRAARGAWNFAKKNPGLVAATVAAFTPPPVNLIAGGVAVAFSLRSAASNARKGRWGAAGADLVTAIPGIGGGARGIRWGMTAYKASRMARKVPKYKGYRGARADKRPYVSRMHAKRSISKRSYRKMNRWGNIDRKYALTASWAYNRCGSYNPCRNSRVSRWSRLY from the coding sequence GTGGACGAACAGTTGGGCACCGGCATGTTCGTGGCGCTGACGGGTGGGGCCTTCGCCCGCTGGGCGCGACGGGTCGCGGTGCTGATGGCGGTGGTCCTCGTGGCGACCATGTCGAACGTGCCGGCCCGGGTCGGGCAACCCGCCGTGGCGGCGCCGAAGCCGGCAGCGCAGCCAGCGCCGAAGCCCGCGTGTCCGGCCGACCGCCCGGACGAGGTGTCGGCTGGCGTCGCGGCGAAGTTGTGTGTCGGGCGGGTGGAGGTGGCGAAACGCCGCTCGGAGACCACGCAGGTGTTCGCCAACCCGGACGGCACGCTCACGGAGGAGCAGGCGCTGGCCCCGGTCCGGGTACGCCTGGGCGACAACACCTGGGTGCCGGTCGACCTCACCCTGCAGCGTCGGGTCGACGGCACGATCGCGCCGAAGGCCCACTCGCGTGGCCTGACCTTCGCCGGTGCGGCCTCGGGCGGCGGGGAGCATGAGGTCGCCTCGCTTGGCACCGGCGCAGAGCGTGCCGGGCTCGCCTGGCAAGGCGCGCTGCCCGAGCCGGTGCTGAACGGACGCACGATCACCTATCCGGACGTACGCCCGGGCGTCGACCTGGTCTTCCACGCTCATGCGACCGGGTACGAGCAGCACGTCGTGGTCAAGGACCGGGCCGGCCTGGCACACGTTCGCACGCTGAAGCTGCCGCTGAACACCGGGAAGCTCACCGCTGCCGGCGACGGCATGGGCGGCCTGGTCTTCAAGAACTCTCGTGGCGGTCAGGTCGGGCGGGCGCAGACACCGTTGATGTGGGACGCGAAGGTGTCCCCGCTCTCCGGTGAGCGCGTCAATCACGCTCCGGTCGCCCTGCGGACGACGGCGGCTGGTGGCCGCACCGTCATGGAGCTGACTCCGGACAAGAGCTTCCTCGCCCGGACCGACCTGACCTTCCCGGTGACCATCGACCCGCCGACGTCGCTGTCGCCGTCGTTCGACGCGTTCGTGCAAAACACCTACTCCAGCGACCAGTCCGGGGCCGGTGACCTGAAACTCGGTTACTCCAACGACGGCGGCACCTTCTACGCCCGCTCCTACCTGCGGTTTAACACCAGCGGTTTTGCCGGCAGCCGCGTCGTCAGCGCGAAGTTGCGGCTGTGGAACTACCACTCCTGGTCGTGCACGGCTGCCTCCTGGGAGGCCTGGCGGACCGACACTGTCGACTCGTCGGTGCGCTGGACGAACCAGCCGACCGCTCGGGCGAAGGTCGGCACCTCGACCGAGACCCGCGGTTACAACTCCTCCTGCGGCGACGGCTACGTCTACGTCGAGGTCGGCGGCGCGTTGCAGCACAGCGCGGACAACAACCTGAGCAGCGCCAGCGTGATGCTGCGGGCCACCTCGGAGAGCTCCACGGCCGGCTGGAAGCGGTTCGACTCCGCCGAGGGCACCCATCCGCCGCTGGTGACCATCACCTACAACAGCGCCCCGTCCGCGCCGACCGCGCTCGCTGTCGCCCCCTGCTACACCGCGTGCGGCTCGGGTGCGCGGACCTCGTCGCTGCGTCCGACGCTGTCGGCGAAACTCGCCGACGCCAACGCCGGCCAGACCGTTCAGGCCGAGTTCGTGGTGCGCAACAAGGCCACCCAGGCGGTGGTCAGTTCGTCCGGTCTGCGCTCCGGCAGCCCGGCCTGGACGAATGGCTCGACCGCCTCCTGGCAGGTGCCGGTCGACCTGGTCAACGGCACCCAGTACGAGTGGCAGGTCCGCGCCAAGGACCCGTGGAACTACGGCGGTTGGACGGCGTGGACGCCGTTGACCGTCGACACCGAGAAGCCTGGCGTGCCGTTCGTCTCGGCAACGATCTACCTCAACGACGGGCAGCCGCACGGCGGCGCCGCCCAACCCGACACGTTCACCTTCACCCCCGCTGGCGGCAGCACCGACCTCGCCGCGTTCGTCTACAAGTTCGACTACGACAGCGCAGCGACCACCGTCGCGGCGACCGGCGCGAAATCGGTGACCCTCACCCCCCGCGACGGGCACCGCACCCTGACCGTGCAGGCCAAGGACTCCGCCGGCAACCTGTCCAACCCCAACCAGTACGTCTTCGACGCCGGTAACGCCGCGCTCGCCGAGCCGCTGCCCGGCGCGACGATCGTCAAGCGCACCAAGTTGCGGATCACCACCCCGGTCAGCGGCTACACCCGCACGTACTTCGAGTACCGGCGCGGACCCGGCGGGGCAACCCTGCCGGTGCCGTCGGCCAACCTCACCTCCGCCACCGGTGCGCCGATCACCGCCACCGCCGCCAGCCCGGTCGCCCTGTCGACACTCGGCGGGTACGCGATCTGGAACGCCACCGACACCCTCGGCCTGATCGGCGGCGTCGTCGAGGTCCGGGCGCACCTCTACACGGCCAGCGGCACCACGCCCGCCTACACCATCCCGTGGGTCCGGGTCAGCGTCGACTCCAGCGGTGACGGCGCCGCCGACGACGAGGTCGGCCCCGGCTCGGTCAACCTGCTCACCGGCGACTACTCGCTCTCCTCCACCGACGCCGAGGAACTGGGCCTCTCGGTCACCCGCGCGGCCTCCTCGCGCAACCCGGCCGACGGTTACCAGCCGATGGCGCAGCGCCTCACCCCCAACCAGCAGCAGGTCTCCACCGACCTGACCGGCTTCACCGTTCCCTCCACGTCGTCCGCGCTGCGCTCCACCGCCCGCGGTCAGGGTGAAACCACGCCGGCCGACTCGCTGGAGATCACCCCGGTCACCACGACCAGCAACGACACCTATGTGGCGGTCGGCGGCGACGGTGGCGGGATGCGGCTGAGCATGAGCCCCGGCAAGACGTACCGGATGACCGGCTGGATCTACGTGCCAGCCGCCACCGGGCTGGTGCCCGCGTACACGGCGCGAGGTCTGCGGATAGTCGGCTTCCACAAGGTCGGCAGCACCTACACCGAGGTCACCTCCGCGATGGCCGGCTACACCGACGGCTGGCAGGAAATCTCGGTCGACATGACCGTGCCCGCCGGGGCCACCGAAGCGTTCTTCCGGCTCTACAACGGCATGCAGGGCGGCTCCGGCCGCAAGGTCTACTGGGACAACCTCTCCGTCACCGAAGTCGTCGCTCCGTTCGGGCCGTCCTGGACCGGCGGTGCCACCGGCGGCGCGGCGGACGTCGATTACACCACCGTCACCCTGCCCGAGCCGTCGCTGGCCCGGGTGAACACTATCGGCGGAGGCTGGATCACCTTCGCCAAGAACTCCGACGGCACGACCTTCGCCCCCGAGCCGGGTGCCGAGGGTCTGGTGCTGAGCAAGGTCGGCAGCACCTCGTACCGGCTGAGCGAACTGGACGGCACGGTCACCGAGTTCACCCAGCAGGGTGGCGCGTGGGCGGCCACCTCCTCCTGGACACCCGAGTCGGACACCACCTCCCGCTACGTGTATGACACCGCTGGCAGCCGCCTGCTGCTGAAAAAGGTGATCAATCCGACCGAGCCGGGCGTCGGTGACTGCACCACCGCCACCCCGGCCCGCGGCTGCGAGGTGCTGGAGTACGAGTACGCCAACGCGACGACCTCCGGGTTGAGCCAAACCGTCTTCGGTGACTACACCGACCGCGTCTCCGGCGTGAAGCTGTGGGCCTGGGACCCGGACACCTCCGCGATGACCGCCACCCAGATCACCCGGTACGCGTACGACAACCTGGGCCAGCTCCGCGAGGTGTGGGACCCGCGGGTCACCCCGGCGCTGAAGACCGTCTACGAGTACGCGGGCGGCCGGGTCACCAAGGTCACTCCGGCCGGGGAGTTGCCCTGGAACGTCGACTACGGCAACCCTGACGTCGACTCCGCCGCGCTGCGGTGGGACCTCGACGCGGGCTCCGGCACGAGCGTCGCCGACTCCTCCGGAGGCGGCCGCACCGGCACCATGGCCTCCGGCGTGTTCTGGACGCAGGGCAACGACCCGGAAAACCCGGACGACCGGGCCGTCATGTTGACCGGCGGCACCGGTCAGCAGATCAGCGTCGCCGGCACCGCCCTGTCCAACACCGCCTCGTACACCGTTTCCGCCTGGGTGCGGTTGACCGACAAGTCCGTCAACCGCACCGCCGTGTCCAAGGACGGCTCGCGGACCAGCGGCTTCTTCCTCAACTACGTCGCCGCCGACGACCGGTGGGCGTTCTCCCGGGTGAGCGCCGACAGCGACAGCGCCACGCCCTTCCGGGCCACCTCCAACACCGCCCCGGTGCTCGGCAAGTGGACCCACCTCACCGGCGTCTACGACACCGCCAGCGGCCAGATGAAGCTCTACATCGACGGCGTCCGGCAGACCACCACCGCCGCCGTCGGCGGCTGGAACGCCACCGGCGGCTACGTCGTCGGCCGGGCCAAGTGGGCCGGCGCCGCCTCGAACATCTGGCACGGCGGCATCGACGACGTCCGCGTCTACGGCAAGGCGCTCACCGACGCCCAGGTCGCCGACCTGGCCGGCGACGAAAACGCCGGCAAGCTGCTCAAGGTGCGCCGGGCCGCCCTCCAACAGGGCTCGAAGACGGCCACCGACGGGGAGACCGCCACCACTGTCGTCTACAACGTCCCACTCACCCAGGCCGCTGGTGGCCCGTACAACCTCGACTCGGCCGCCATCTCCACCTGGGGCCAGGTCGACCTGCCCACCGACGCGACGGCGATGTTCGGACCGGAGGACAACCCCGGCCGCAGCAGTGCCACCCCTGCCGCGCCAGGCACCAACGGCTTTCAGTACGCCACAGTCCACTACCTCTCCGCCGGGGGTAAGGAGGTCAATACCGCCAGCCCGGGCGGGTATATCGAAACCAAGGAGTACGACCGTTTCGGCAACGTGATCCGGACGCTCGAGGCCACCGACCGAGCACTGGCCCTGGGTACCCTGCCTGCCGCCGCGACCTATCTGGCGGAGTTGGGTCTTGCCGGCTCCGATACGGCGACGCGTGCACTAGCGCTGTCCACCATCAGCACGTACGGCTCCGATGGTGTCGACCTGCTCGAAACGCTCAGCCCGACGATGAGCGTCGTCCTGGAGAACCCGGTGCCCGACCCGGACGGGGCCGGCCCCCTGGAGGCCGTGCCGGCGGGCACCACCGTGATCGGCCGGGCCCGAACGCTGAACACGTACGACGAGGGCAAGCCGGACGGCGCCGCGTACCACCTCATCACCAAGGAACGCACCGGTGTGCAGGTGGTCGGGTACCCGGACTCGGATGTGCGGACCACCACCTTCTCGTACGACGGCCACAGCGGTGGGGTGTCCGGCTGGGCGATCGGCAAGTTCACCACGATGGTCGCGGACGCGGGTGGTGCCAATCTGACCGCGCGCGGCGCGTACGACGCGACCGGCAAGGCACTCAAGTCCTGGGGGATCGACTCGTCCGGCTCGGACGCGCGAGCACGGGAGCACATCTACTACACGGTGGGTGCGAACGCGCAGGACGCCGCGTGCGGCAACCGGCCAGAGTGGGCTGGTCAAGCATGTGTCAGTCGTGCGATCGGGGCAGTGGTCGGTCATGACCCCTCCCGGATGACGACTGAGCTGCCGGTCCGGCGTGTGACCAGGTACAACCGCTTCGGCAGCGCCGAGGAGGTGGTGGAGACCGCCGGCGGTAAGACGCGGACCACTGTCACCACCCACGATGCCGCCGACCGGGAGGTGACCACCTCGATCACCGGTGACGAGGGAGTCGCGACGCCGGCGGTCACCACGACGTATGACGCGGTGACCGGTGAGCCGGCCGTGACCACGTCGGGCACCGACACGATTCGTCGGGAGCAGGATCTGCTCGGCCGGTTGGTCCGCTACACGGACGCCGACGGCGGCGTGACGGACACCGAGTACGACCGGTTCGACAAGCGGGTGAAGGTGAGCGACCCGACCGGATCGGTCACCTTCACCTACGACCGGGCGGTGGAGCCCCGCGGTCTGGTGACCAGTGTCGCCGACAGTGTCGCCGGGACGTTCAACGCTCGGTACTCGCCGGACGAGCAGCCGGTGCACGTGAGCTACCCGGGCGGCCTGACCCGGACCGACCGGCTCAACGCCAACCAGGAACCGGTCGAGCGGGTCTACACCCGCGACTCCGACGGGGCGGTCGTCTATTCGGAGTCGGTAGTAGAGAACGTGGCCGGTCAGCGGGTCGAGCACACCTTCACCGGCGGCAGTAAGCACTATTCCTACGACCGGCTCGGGCGCTTGACCCGTACCCAGCACGACAGCGCCATCATGGCTGGGTGTGTGACCCGGACGTACGGCCACGACAACCGCACCAACCGGAATCGGCTGTCGACCTTCACGCCCGCCCCTGACGGCGCGTGCGAAGAAAGCACCCTGGACACCGAGGAACTGCACACCTACGACACCGCGGACCGGTTGACGGACGCCGGCTACACCTACGACGCCTTCGGCCGTACGACCGGTATGCCGGGCGGGCTCACCAACGAGTACCACGTCAACGACCTGGTAGAGCGGCAGACCGTCGGTGACGCGCGACGGACCTGGACGCTGGACCCGGCGCATCGGTTCCGCGGGTACACCACCGAGACGCTCGTCGACGGGTCATGGGCCTCCTCCTCGAGCAAGCTCAATCACTACGGTGACGACTCGGACAAGCCGAGCTGGATCGTCGAGGACACCGCTCAAGGTCAGATCACCCGCAACGTGTCCGGGCCGGACGGTGACCTCGTAGCCACCACCTCAGGCGGTCAGGTGCAGCTCCACCTGGCCAACCTGCACGGCGATGTGGCCGTCACCGTCGACCCGGGGCTCACCGAGCTGGAGGTGTTCGACTACGACGAGTTCGGCGTGTCTGTCGAGGGGCAGGCCACCACCCGGTACGGGTGGCTGGGTGGCAAGCAACGTTCGGGCGACGCGTTGGGCGGCCTCCTGCTGATGGGGGTACGGCTCTACAGCCCGTCGCTCGGTCGGTTCCTTCAGGTCGATCCCGTCGACGGCGGTAACGCGACGGCGTACGACTACTGCTCCGGCGACCCAGTGAACTGCGTCGACCTGGACGGGAAGTTCTGGGGCCGGGCGAAGCGGGCGGCGCGAGGCGCGTGGAACTTCGCCAAGAAGAATCCCGGGTTGGTGGCCGCGACGGTAGCCGCCTTCACCCCGCCTCCGGTCAATCTGATCGCGGGTGGCGTCGCTGTCGCCTTCTCACTCCGCTCGGCCGCGAGCAACGCTCGGAAGGGCAGGTGGGGCGCGGCGGGTGCTGACCTCGTCACAGCGATCCCCGGCATCGGCGGCGGGGCTCGGGGCATTCGCTGGGGGATGACCGCCTACAAGGCCAGCCGGATGGCCAGGAAGGTTCCCAAGTACAAGGGATACCGAGGCGCCCGTGCGGACAAGCGGCCGTACGTCAGCAGGATGCACGCCAAGCGATCGATCTCCAAGCGCAGCTACCGCAAGATGAACCGGTGGGGCAACATCGACCGCAAGTACGCGCTGACGGCATCCTGGGCCTACAACCGGTGCGGCAGCTACAACCCGTGCCGCAACTCCCGTGTCTCCCGGTGGTCACGCCTCTACTAG
- a CDS encoding DUF308 domain-containing protein gives MSAGGARRGRRDNGLDANEYAVVGDVDPRVGEHLLDVLAAGGIAAYLQPSADLNPVTRTTTVPARPVDRLYVDRSHLTTARDYLTQLADETTPEKPPARDEPDIDAEWARIVAGFHTTSSTDEHPWPASENVDERDEPTAGPLARSGADEPGPTATDVRRLPSATDISGISVGRGARPDEPSLLDGLDTFGADLPDDEDDEGYHPPPPPPLPRVSKYAVVGVLGVVIGFVLFLFPWLLPVDRSAVTLFGFTGILAGFVTLVWRLRPGDEDEDDPDNGAVV, from the coding sequence GTGTCAGCGGGTGGGGCCCGCCGGGGACGGCGGGACAACGGGCTCGACGCGAACGAGTACGCCGTCGTCGGCGACGTCGATCCGCGCGTCGGTGAGCACCTGCTCGACGTGCTGGCCGCCGGCGGGATCGCCGCCTACCTGCAGCCCTCCGCCGATCTCAACCCGGTCACCCGCACCACCACCGTTCCGGCCCGGCCGGTCGACCGGCTCTACGTCGACCGTTCGCATCTGACCACCGCACGGGACTATCTGACCCAGCTCGCCGACGAGACCACTCCGGAAAAGCCGCCGGCCCGCGACGAACCGGACATCGACGCCGAGTGGGCGCGGATCGTGGCCGGCTTCCACACCACCTCGTCGACCGACGAGCACCCGTGGCCGGCTTCGGAGAACGTCGACGAGCGGGACGAACCGACGGCTGGCCCGCTGGCCCGCTCCGGGGCAGACGAGCCTGGCCCGACCGCCACCGACGTCCGCCGGCTGCCCTCCGCGACCGACATCTCGGGGATCTCGGTCGGTCGCGGCGCTCGACCGGACGAGCCGTCGCTGCTGGATGGGCTGGACACGTTCGGCGCGGACCTGCCCGACGACGAGGACGACGAGGGTTACCACCCGCCCCCGCCGCCACCGTTGCCCCGGGTCAGCAAGTACGCGGTGGTCGGTGTGCTCGGCGTGGTCATCGGGTTCGTGCTCTTCCTCTTTCCGTGGCTGCTCCCGGTGGACAGGTCGGCGGTCACCCTGTTCGGGTTCACCGGCATCCTGGCCGGTTTCGTCACGCTGGTCTGGCGGCTGCGCCCCGGCGACGAGGACGAGGACGACCCGGACAACGGCGCCGTCGTCTGA
- a CDS encoding trehalose-6-phosphate synthase, with amino-acid sequence MRQSSLVVVANRLPIDDSQAPDGACEWRRSPGGLVSALHPLLRHTPATWVGWAGGTGPAPTLPDVDGVRMHTVALSAEDLRDHYEGFANATLWPLYHDSVEQPEHHRRWWEAYQRVNQRFAEATAQVAEPGAVVWVQDYHLQLVPGQLRALRPDLRIGFFLHVPFPPPELFMQLPRRAELLRGMLGADLVGFQRAQAAHNFAQLVTRVLELPATDRRIGIDDRVVRIGAFPVSIDTAEMGALAARPDVAARARRLRQDLGDPRQVILSVDRMDYTKGIEQRLKAYSELLATGDVKVRDTVLVQVAMPSRERVGQYQILRERIEREVGRINGEFGRVGEPAIHYLTQPFDRAELAALYRVADVMAVTPLRDGMNLVAKEYVAARVDDNGALLLSEFAGTAAELSQAYLVNPHDLEGLKQGLRAALRASPEDVTQRMRAMRAHLHQHDIRAWARSYLRALDEGGALVSRLSSTDGNPEGGARVPLPASPAGSPVDHRASG; translated from the coding sequence ATGCGACAGAGTTCCCTCGTGGTGGTGGCCAACCGCCTTCCCATCGATGACAGTCAGGCCCCCGACGGGGCCTGCGAGTGGCGGCGCAGCCCGGGTGGGCTGGTCAGCGCGCTGCACCCGCTCCTGCGGCACACCCCGGCGACCTGGGTCGGCTGGGCCGGCGGCACCGGGCCCGCCCCCACGCTGCCGGACGTGGACGGCGTCCGGATGCACACCGTCGCGCTCAGCGCGGAAGACCTGCGCGACCACTACGAAGGGTTCGCCAACGCCACCCTGTGGCCGCTCTACCACGACTCGGTGGAGCAGCCGGAGCACCACCGCCGGTGGTGGGAGGCGTACCAGCGGGTCAACCAGCGTTTCGCCGAGGCGACCGCCCAGGTGGCCGAGCCGGGCGCGGTGGTCTGGGTGCAGGATTACCACCTGCAACTGGTCCCCGGCCAGCTCCGCGCGCTCCGCCCCGACCTGCGCATCGGGTTCTTCCTGCACGTGCCGTTCCCGCCACCGGAGCTGTTCATGCAGCTCCCCCGCCGGGCCGAACTGCTGCGCGGCATGCTCGGCGCCGACCTGGTCGGTTTCCAGCGCGCCCAGGCCGCGCACAACTTCGCCCAACTCGTGACCCGGGTGCTGGAGCTGCCGGCCACCGACCGGCGGATCGGCATCGACGACCGGGTCGTCCGCATCGGCGCGTTCCCGGTCTCGATCGACACCGCCGAGATGGGCGCGCTCGCCGCCCGCCCGGACGTGGCCGCCCGCGCCCGCCGGCTCCGGCAGGACCTCGGCGATCCCCGGCAGGTCATCCTCAGCGTGGACCGGATGGACTACACCAAGGGCATCGAGCAGCGCCTCAAGGCGTACAGCGAACTACTCGCCACCGGTGACGTCAAGGTCCGCGACACCGTGCTGGTGCAGGTCGCCATGCCGAGCCGGGAACGCGTCGGCCAGTACCAGATCCTGCGTGAGCGCATCGAGCGCGAGGTGGGCCGGATCAACGGCGAGTTCGGCCGGGTCGGCGAGCCGGCGATCCACTACCTCACCCAGCCCTTCGACCGGGCCGAGCTGGCAGCCCTCTACCGGGTCGCCGACGTGATGGCGGTGACCCCGCTGCGCGACGGCATGAACCTGGTCGCCAAGGAGTACGTCGCCGCCCGCGTGGACGACAACGGCGCGCTGCTGCTCAGCGAGTTCGCCGGCACCGCCGCCGAGTTGTCCCAGGCGTACCTGGTCAACCCGCACGACCTGGAAGGGCTCAAGCAGGGCCTGCGCGCGGCGCTGCGGGCCAGCCCGGAGGACGTCACCCAGCGGATGCGGGCCATGCGCGCCCACCTGCACCAGCACGACATCCGGGCCTGGGCCCGCTCGTACCTGCGCGCGCTGGACGAGGGCGGCGCTCTGGTCAGCCGCCTGTCCAGCACCGACGGCAACCCGGAGGGTGGCGCGCGGGTGCCGCTACCCGCCAGCCCCGCCGGCAGCCCGGTGGACCACCGGGCCAGCGGCTGA